A genomic region of Scyliorhinus canicula chromosome 4, sScyCan1.1, whole genome shotgun sequence contains the following coding sequences:
- the LOC119964492 gene encoding transmembrane protein 61-like, translating to MAYTRIRNRVTIGGAVLLMSGAICFVWWNDEQPDPTKSPTTSSDEEVVAAIQQTSLNPLLRSISVLFCLIGGFLLFFGLLWSAKVNRQMSRGYRHWSRATVYFNTMEWRAKYRHSPDNFRVPSYNEALNCRPVVMVPSSNLLIPLPPRDPDLPPSYEMLTDIGRVRLAPCKRSLSDSALSQRVPTQILYQEEFGPGSLTSATYTTPPPSYENLRLHI from the exons ATGGCATACACCCGCATTCGCAACAGAGTCACAATTGGAGGGGCGGTGCTTCTTATGTCCGGTGCCATTTGTTTTGTGTGGTGGAATGATGAACAACCTGATCCCACTAAAAGTCCAACAACTTCGTCCGATGAGGAAGTGGTGGCAGCTATCCAACAAACCTCCCTGAACCCCTTACTGAGATCAATCAGTGTTTTATTCTGCCTGATTGGAGGATTCTTGCTTTTTTTTGGCCTTCTCTGGTCTGCAAAAGTGAATCGGCAAATGTCCAGGGGTTACAGACACTGGAGTAGAGCAACTGTGTATTTTAACACCATGGAGTGGAGAGCAAAGTATAGGCACAG TCCCGACAACTTTCGAGTTCCTTCATACAATGAGGCTCTCAACTGCAGACCAGTGGTGATGGTGCCGTCCAGCAATCTTCTGATTCCACTACCACCCCGAGACCCAGATCTTCCACCATCCTATGAAATGTTAACGGATATTGGTAGAGTTCGCCTTGCACCCTGTAAGCGCAGTTTGTCTGATAGTGCACTATCACAGAGAGTGCCGACTCAGATTCTGTATCAGGAAGAGTTTGGGCCAGGTTCTCTGACATCTGCTacctacaccacccctccacccagctATGAGAATCTCCGCCTGCATATTTGA